One Candidatus Sysuiplasma jiujiangense DNA window includes the following coding sequences:
- a CDS encoding twin-arginine translocase TatA/TatE family subunit, whose protein sequence is MYDSITGILIVAGIIVVLFGYKKFPDIVRSFGRATGEFQKGKMEAQKELDEIKKSVAEPATDVKNTVAEIKKG, encoded by the coding sequence ATGTATGACTCAATAACGGGGATACTGATAGTAGCAGGCATAATAGTCGTATTATTCGGTTACAAGAAATTTCCGGATATCGTACGAAGTTTTGGAAGAGCAACAGGCGAGTTCCAGAAAGGCAAAATGGAAGCACAGAAGGAACTCGATGAAATAAAGAAATCTGTTGCTGAGCCTGCAACTGATGTCAAGAACACAGTAGCAGAAATAAAGAAAGGGTAA
- the tatC gene encoding twin-arginine translocase subunit TatC, translating to MGEGILDELQPHLSELFRRLKHIGIAFVIVLLTVFMFNPLKLTFGLTGSFTVYAFNLISKNIGGVKIITISPFEALFTDLFLGVVISIMILLPYILYNTIAFILPGMSKREKRLLKISLIPGTIMFIVGMSFAWYLLIPLMFHFTAILDPAMGVQPTVSAQKLIGLLLTIIFSLGLVFEMPLIISALVYLGIVDVQFLRAKWRYAVAGSFIAAWIISPGATGGLIETAMGLIFSGLYFSGIYLGKFMEVRKRSYVYVEA from the coding sequence ATGGGCGAAGGCATCCTTGATGAACTGCAACCACATCTCTCCGAGTTGTTTCGGAGATTGAAGCACATAGGCATTGCCTTCGTCATCGTTCTTTTAACAGTGTTCATGTTCAATCCACTGAAACTCACATTCGGTCTCACAGGTTCATTCACGGTTTATGCGTTCAACCTTATCTCAAAGAATATCGGAGGTGTGAAGATCATAACGATCTCGCCTTTTGAGGCACTTTTCACTGATCTCTTTCTCGGTGTTGTGATATCCATCATGATATTGCTTCCTTATATTCTCTATAATACCATCGCATTTATTCTTCCTGGGATGTCAAAAAGGGAGAAGCGTCTCTTGAAGATATCTCTTATACCAGGAACCATCATGTTCATTGTTGGAATGTCGTTCGCATGGTATCTCCTGATACCGCTGATGTTCCATTTTACAGCAATTCTGGATCCGGCAATGGGCGTTCAGCCGACTGTATCTGCACAGAAGCTGATCGGTCTCCTGCTGACAATCATATTTTCACTTGGTCTCGTGTTTGAGATGCCACTGATAATTTCTGCACTCGTTTATCTCGGCATTGTAGATGTTCAGTTTCTCAGGGCAAAATGGAGATACGCAGTTGCAGGCTCATTCATAGCTGCATGGATAATATCACCGGGTGCAACTGGTGGCTTGATCGAGACGGCAATGGGATTGATATTTTCAGGCTTGTACTTTTCCGGTATATATCTCGGAAAGTTCATGGAAGTAAGAAAAAGGAGTTATGTGTATGTGGAAGCATAA